Proteins encoded by one window of Salvia splendens isolate huo1 chromosome 14, SspV2, whole genome shotgun sequence:
- the LOC121763507 gene encoding serine/threonine-protein kinase STY46-like, with translation MAMEDIGSCGSRGEDQKPSAASRFQHKKAEVYNEVLRRLKEVGHFEAQEMDFDHQLWAHFNRLPPRYAMDVSLERAEDVLTHKRLLHLARDPANRPTFDVRLVQVVPASDGNLVDIEHSSSPRRESIHPPPAFGSSPNLEALALQACKTEVQDGDIDADAVAKFRRPMHEITFSTINRPKLLSQLTSLLAEVGLNIQEAHAFSTVDGYSLDVFVVDGWPSEEVDQLRAALEKEILKTEKRSWPNLESLPHVNENQQIKIKCEYDQLTIPNDGTDVWEIDPQLLKFDSKVASGSYGDLYRGTYRSQDVAIKILKAERLNTELQQEFVQEVYIMRKIRHKNVVQFIGACTRPPNLCIVTEFMSGGSVYDFLHKQKGGFKLQGLLKVSIDVSKGMNFLHHNNIIHRDLKSANLLMDEKEVVKVGDFGVARVKAQTGVMTAETGTYRWMAPEVIEHKPYDHKADVFSFGVVVWELLTGKLPYEYLTPLQAAVAVVQRGLRPTIPRHTNAKLAELLERCWQRDPALRPDFSDITQILLTIFKEVEEEGDGRKEKGGGFFSSLRRG, from the exons ATGGCGATGGAAGATATAGGGAGTTGCGGAAGTAGGGGAGAGGATCAGAAACCGTCGGCGGCGAGCCGATTCCAGCACAAAAAGGCGGAGGTTTACAATGAGGTTTTGCGGCGCCTTAAGGAAGTCGGCCACTTCGAAGCTCAGGAAATGGATTTCGATCATCAGCTTTGGGCTCATTTCAATCGCCTGCCTCCTAG GTATGCGATGGATGTGAGCTTGGAGAGGGCGGAGGATGTTCTGACGCACAAGAGGCTCCTGCATCTGGCGCGTGATCCTGCTAATAGGCCAACTTTTGATGTCCGCCTAGTGCAG GTAGTGCCTGCCTCAGATGGAAATTTAGTAGATATAGAACATTCAAGTTCTCCAAGAAGGGAGAG CATCCATCCACCACCTGCCTTTGGATCTTCTCCGAATCTTGAGGCACTTGCACTTCAAGCATGTAAAACAGAAGTGCaagatggagatattgatgCAGATGCTGTTGCAAAGTTTAGAAG GCCCATGCATGAGATTACTTTCTCAACAATTAACAGGCCGAAGCTCCTCAGTCAG CTGACTTCTTTATTAGCTGAAGTTGGACTCAACATTCAGGAAGCACACGCCTTTTCAACTGTGGATGGCTATTCACTTGATGTCTTTGTTGTTGATGGTTGGCCATCTGAG GAGGTTGACCAACTCCGGGCCGCACTTGAAAAAGAAATTCTAAAGACTGAG AAAAGATCATGGCCCAATCTAGAGTCTTTGCCTCATGTGAATGAAAATCAACAAATAAAGATCAAATGTGAATATGATCAACTAACAATACCCAATGATGGTACTGATGTCTGGGAAATCGATCCTCAACTACTGAAATTCGACTCCAAAGTAGCTTCAGGATCATATGGTGATTT ATACCGAGGTACTTACCGTAGTCAGGATGTCGCAATAAAGATTCTCAAGGCTGAGCGCTTGAATACAGAACTCCAACAGGAATTTGTTCAAGAAGTGTATATAATGAG AAAAATTCGTCACAAAAATGTGGTTCAGTTTATAGGGGCATGCACCAGACCTCCCAACTTGTGCATAGTTACAG AGTTCATGTCTGGAGGAAGTGTATACGACTTTCTGCACAAGCAAAAGGGTGGTTTTAAGCTTCAAGGATTACTTAAAGTTTCGATTGATGTTTCAAAGGGAATGAACTTTTTGCATCACAACAATATAATTCACAGGGACTTGAAGAGTGCAAATCTTTTGATGGACGAAAAGGAA GTGGTTAAAGTGGGCGATTTTGGAGTGGCGAGAGTGAAGGCACAAACAGGTGTGATGACAGCTGAAACTGGGACATACCGGTGGATGGCCCCTGAG GTGATCGAGCATAAGCCCTACGATCACAAAGCCGATGTGTTCAGTTTTGGAGTGGTAGTATGGGAGTTACTCACAGGAAAG CTTCCGTACGAGTATCTCACCCCTTTACAAGCAGCTGTTGCGGTGGTCCAAAGG GGTCTCCGGCCAACCATCCCGAGGCATACAAATGCGAAGCTTGCTGAGCTACTTGAGAGATGCTGGCAGCGAGATCCAGCTCTAAGACCAGACTTTTCTGATATAACTCAAATCTTACTCACAATTTTTAAGGAG GTTGAAGAGGAAGGAGATGGACGAAAAGAGAAAGGTGGAGGATTCTTTTCTTCCCTGAGGCGCGGATAA